In Pelosinus sp. UFO1, one genomic interval encodes:
- a CDS encoding radical SAM/SPASM domain-containing protein, translated as MKKYKKVYLEITNVCNLKCDFCPETKRKAEFMTEATFVQILDQIKPFTDYIYLHVKGEPLLHPNLGSFLDISDEKGFKVNITTNGTLINKAANTLLAKPAVRQINFSLHSFDGNLSEISKDEYVGNILEFSRRAVVESKIIISLRLWNLDEALVTEDQRKRNLDMIDKIEETFKLPYKIQGNLSEAKALKLGDRVYLNQDYEFKWPDLKEKEDFSNGTCFGLRNQIAILVDGTVVPCCLDGEGIINLGNIHEARFSDIISKKRVEDIRLGFCSNNVVEELCRKCGYRKRFNK; from the coding sequence ATGAAAAAATATAAAAAAGTATATTTAGAAATAACAAATGTATGCAATTTAAAATGTGATTTCTGTCCTGAAACGAAAAGAAAAGCTGAATTTATGACAGAAGCTACGTTTGTACAAATTCTAGATCAAATTAAACCTTTTACGGATTATATATACTTACATGTAAAGGGCGAACCTTTATTACATCCTAACTTAGGGAGTTTTCTAGATATAAGTGATGAAAAGGGTTTTAAGGTAAATATTACAACAAATGGTACTTTAATAAATAAAGCAGCAAATACTTTACTAGCGAAACCTGCAGTAAGACAAATAAATTTTTCCCTTCATAGCTTTGATGGTAATCTAAGCGAGATATCTAAAGATGAATACGTCGGCAATATCCTCGAATTTTCTCGTAGGGCAGTAGTGGAGTCAAAAATAATAATATCCTTACGATTGTGGAATTTGGACGAGGCCTTAGTAACAGAGGATCAAAGAAAAAGAAATTTGGATATGATTGATAAAATTGAGGAGACCTTTAAGTTGCCTTATAAAATACAGGGTAATTTATCGGAAGCTAAAGCGTTAAAATTAGGGGATCGAGTGTATTTGAATCAAGATTATGAGTTTAAATGGCCTGACTTAAAGGAAAAAGAGGATTTTAGTAACGGAACTTGCTTTGGTTTAAGAAATCAAATTGCTATTTTAGTGGATGGAACAGTAGTACCCTGTTGCCTTGATGGCGAGGGGATAATTAATTTGGGCAATATTCATGAAGCCAGATTTTCTGATATTATAAGTAAGAAAAGAGTTGAAGATATAAGATTAGGTTTTTGTAGTAATAATGTCGTAGAAGAACTTTGCAGAAAATGCGGGTATAGAAAAAGATTTAATAAATAG
- a CDS encoding PTS sugar transporter subunit IIA — translation MSEVFTKNHIKINLDLKDKDAYLRYIAKLSIELGIGKEEQGVYEGLVSREKEFATNLGDGIAIPHTKSDYIIKPAILILKPQKEVSWGNVAEEDVRIIISILSFNEQGGNTHLELLASLARKLVDEKFKNALVNSVDEEEIFFLIEQALHS, via the coding sequence ATGAGCGAGGTATTTACAAAAAATCATATTAAAATAAATTTAGATTTAAAGGATAAAGATGCATATTTAAGGTATATTGCTAAACTTTCTATAGAGTTAGGTATTGGAAAAGAGGAGCAGGGTGTTTATGAAGGTTTAGTAAGTCGAGAAAAAGAATTTGCTACAAATTTGGGTGATGGAATCGCGATCCCGCATACAAAATCTGACTATATTATAAAACCTGCAATACTTATACTAAAACCACAGAAAGAAGTTTCTTGGGGAAATGTTGCTGAAGAAGATGTAAGAATTATAATCAGTATTTTAAGTTTTAATGAACAGGGAGGGAATACTCATCTAGAGCTTCTTGCAAGTCTTGCAAGGAAACTCGTAGATGAAAAGTTTAAAAATGCATTGGTGAACTCCGTTGATGAGGAAGAGATATTCTTTCTGATAGAACAGGCTTTACATAGCTAA
- a CDS encoding Sapep family Mn(2+)-dependent dipeptidase has translation MINFAIEAEKYRKEFLMLLDQWISIPSIYNNETVSAMMPFGADIAQALEWFKNKGEEEGFTTKLVDGYAAHIEYGKGEEYVYVFGHCDVVPAGQGWNGDPFKLLKSGDMLVGRGVIDDKGPLLATFLALKLIRDKALPLKRKIRIVAGGNEENGFKCIRYYFQREPKPTYGFTPDAKFPVINGEKGGMVLQISGKVENNTMLILGGEVHNTIPTYVTVRNCIIHKEKIGDYLKENQLTLEYSKEKNKVKGFTLFGLGGHSSKPEKANNPIEKVLQLLNMELQEKWLEDLTFLFAGDNRDGRIFGLGEKGRCGTLTMVPTILRLEGGRLELTLSVRYPENLDVEEILEKIAAFLKYKGIEGYELKVSSNKKPHYIEMDSLLVRKLYQVYVKHTGDRENPVRVTSAGTYAAEMENAVVFGGEFPDGSAGNAHMVGEYGSEDAFIKSIGIYAEALWELANL, from the coding sequence ATGATAAATTTTGCAATCGAGGCTGAGAAATATAGAAAGGAATTTCTTATGCTTCTGGATCAATGGATCAGCATTCCTTCTATATATAATAATGAAACCGTCTCAGCAATGATGCCTTTTGGAGCAGACATAGCACAGGCTTTAGAATGGTTTAAAAATAAAGGGGAGGAAGAAGGTTTTACTACAAAATTAGTAGATGGGTACGCCGCACATATAGAATACGGCAAAGGCGAGGAATATGTATATGTCTTTGGCCACTGTGATGTGGTACCAGCAGGCCAGGGGTGGAACGGTGATCCCTTCAAACTTTTAAAATCAGGGGACATGCTTGTAGGTCGAGGTGTAATAGATGATAAAGGACCTTTGCTTGCTACATTCCTTGCTTTAAAACTTATACGGGACAAGGCACTGCCTTTGAAAAGAAAAATCAGAATTGTTGCCGGTGGAAATGAAGAAAATGGTTTTAAGTGTATAAGGTATTATTTTCAAAGGGAGCCCAAGCCAACATATGGTTTTACGCCAGATGCTAAATTTCCGGTAATAAACGGTGAAAAAGGCGGAATGGTACTCCAGATTAGTGGTAAGGTTGAAAACAATACCATGCTCATACTGGGGGGAGAGGTACACAATACAATACCGACCTATGTTACTGTTAGGAATTGTATTATTCACAAGGAGAAGATAGGAGATTATCTAAAAGAGAATCAACTAACATTGGAATATTCCAAGGAAAAAAATAAAGTTAAAGGTTTTACACTCTTTGGCCTTGGCGGGCATTCCTCTAAACCGGAAAAAGCAAATAATCCAATTGAAAAAGTGCTTCAGCTCCTGAATATGGAATTGCAAGAGAAATGGCTGGAAGACTTGACGTTTCTGTTTGCAGGTGACAATAGGGATGGAAGGATATTTGGATTGGGTGAAAAAGGGAGATGCGGTACTCTTACAATGGTCCCAACTATACTCCGATTAGAAGGTGGTAGGTTAGAATTAACTTTAAGTGTCAGGTATCCAGAAAATTTAGATGTGGAAGAAATACTAGAAAAAATTGCTGCTTTTCTAAAATATAAAGGTATAGAGGGCTATGAGTTAAAGGTCAGTAGTAATAAAAAACCTCATTATATAGAGATGGATTCTTTACTGGTTAGGAAACTTTACCAGGTTTATGTGAAACATACGGGGGATAGAGAAAATCCAGTTCGAGTTACTAGTGCGGGGACTTATGCAGCAGAGATGGAGAATGCAGTAGTATTTGGTGGAGAATTTCCAGATGGTTCAGCAGGCAATGCGCACATGGTAGGAGAGTATGGAAGCGAGGACGCTTTTATAAAATCAATCGGTATTTATGCTGAGGCTTTATGGGAACTTGCTAATCTATAA
- a CDS encoding sugar ABC transporter substrate-binding protein has product MKKKYTLLVAMSLLFSLVAAGCGSSQTQAPKTSEKMKVGVVVKALNSDYWKIVESGAKAAGDKYGVEVKVLGPNAETDVTGQISLIEDQVTRKVSALVVAPSQSASAIPVFERAKTAKIPVILADTDASWNDKVSFVGTGNLNGGKIAGEYFGKKLPKGSKVVILRGALGDPTHDERVNGCIEGLKAAGLEVAVIQPANSERSMAVTVIENILQSKQEFAGVFATNDDMALGAAKALEDGGKKMVVVGFDGSPDALASISAGKLNASVAQSPYNIGFKGVEAAVKAAKGEAVEKRIDTGTEIIDADNVKQKSEELKKILGK; this is encoded by the coding sequence ATGAAAAAAAAGTATACGTTACTAGTAGCAATGTCCTTACTGTTTTCTTTGGTGGCTGCTGGCTGCGGTAGTTCTCAAACGCAAGCCCCAAAAACAAGCGAAAAAATGAAAGTTGGCGTAGTTGTTAAAGCGCTAAATAGCGATTATTGGAAAATAGTAGAATCCGGAGCGAAAGCAGCTGGGGATAAATATGGTGTTGAAGTAAAAGTTCTTGGCCCTAATGCAGAGACTGATGTAACGGGTCAGATCTCGTTGATTGAAGATCAAGTTACTAGAAAAGTAAGTGCATTGGTGGTAGCGCCTTCCCAATCAGCAAGTGCTATTCCAGTTTTTGAACGAGCAAAGACTGCTAAAATTCCGGTAATTCTTGCAGATACAGATGCTTCTTGGAATGATAAGGTTTCCTTTGTTGGAACGGGAAATTTGAATGGTGGTAAAATTGCTGGCGAATACTTTGGGAAAAAACTTCCTAAGGGTTCAAAAGTCGTTATCTTGCGTGGTGCTTTAGGTGATCCTACTCATGATGAACGAGTAAACGGCTGCATTGAAGGGTTAAAAGCTGCAGGTCTAGAAGTGGCAGTAATACAGCCTGCCAATAGTGAACGTTCTATGGCAGTAACTGTAATTGAGAATATTTTGCAGAGCAAACAAGAATTTGCTGGTGTTTTCGCAACGAATGATGATATGGCACTTGGTGCAGCGAAAGCGTTGGAAGATGGCGGTAAGAAAATGGTTGTGGTTGGTTTTGATGGTTCTCCAGATGCCTTGGCTTCGATTAGTGCAGGCAAACTTAATGCATCTGTGGCACAAAGCCCTTATAACATCGGTTTTAAAGGTGTAGAAGCAGCAGTTAAAGCCGCTAAAGGTGAAGCTGTTGAAAAACGAATTGACACTGGAACTGAAATCATTGATGCAGATAATGTTAAACAAAAGAGCGAAGAATTGAAAAAGATCCTAGGAAAATAA
- a CDS encoding PTS fructose transporter subunit IIC translates to MAITKRTIGSTASSNNKTNENISTNSGWLESSKHIMTGISYMIPILIMGGLIGAISQLIPYVFFNIDPSVSILEAINSGKYDGVSFTMLQLASIMEIFGFTLFGFAIPIFTAFTANSIGGKTALAAGFIGGYIATKPVAMLSLMDGKWVTKAPVASGFLGAILIAFIIGYFVKWLNKKIDLPHDWLAFKVTFLIPLISAFACLVLMVFIITPFGGWINTLIKDLLQAAGSAGQFAYAFVLAATTAFDLGGPVNKAAGFVALGFTTEKLLPITARCLAIVIPSFGLGLSTLIDRKLVGRSVYDKQFYQLGKTAIFLGFMGISEGSIPFALERPAFCIPLYVTGAILGALSAVAMGAIQWFPESAIWAWPLITGIFPYILGLIIGSTFIAVVNVLYRNKLIKDGKLVVNE, encoded by the coding sequence ATGGCAATTACGAAAAGAACCATTGGTTCAACAGCATCGAGTAATAACAAAACAAATGAGAACATATCCACAAATTCTGGTTGGCTAGAATCTAGCAAACACATCATGACAGGAATTTCTTATATGATTCCTATACTCATCATGGGGGGGTTAATTGGTGCAATCTCTCAGCTAATACCTTATGTATTTTTTAATATAGATCCCTCTGTATCTATATTAGAGGCAATCAATTCGGGTAAATATGATGGTGTTAGTTTTACAATGCTTCAGTTGGCTAGCATTATGGAAATTTTCGGATTTACACTCTTTGGTTTTGCCATTCCTATTTTTACAGCCTTCACTGCAAATTCTATAGGTGGAAAGACCGCTTTAGCAGCAGGTTTCATTGGAGGGTATATTGCGACTAAGCCTGTTGCTATGTTAAGTCTCATGGATGGAAAATGGGTTACAAAGGCACCAGTCGCTTCTGGATTTTTAGGAGCTATACTCATCGCATTTATTATTGGATATTTCGTAAAATGGTTAAATAAGAAAATCGATCTGCCCCATGATTGGTTAGCATTTAAAGTTACATTTCTAATTCCATTGATCTCGGCTTTTGCATGTTTAGTTCTAATGGTCTTTATCATTACTCCTTTTGGTGGGTGGATAAATACATTAATAAAAGATTTGTTACAAGCGGCGGGAAGCGCAGGGCAATTTGCTTATGCTTTCGTGTTGGCAGCAACTACTGCTTTTGATTTAGGTGGACCAGTAAACAAGGCTGCTGGATTTGTAGCCCTTGGTTTTACGACAGAAAAACTTCTACCTATAACCGCAAGATGTTTGGCAATTGTAATTCCTTCCTTTGGTTTAGGCTTAAGCACTTTAATCGATAGAAAATTAGTAGGGCGAAGTGTATATGATAAACAATTTTATCAGCTGGGTAAAACTGCTATTTTCTTAGGATTTATGGGAATTTCCGAAGGTTCGATACCTTTTGCTTTAGAACGACCAGCCTTTTGTATTCCCCTTTATGTCACTGGTGCTATTTTAGGAGCTTTATCGGCAGTAGCAATGGGGGCTATTCAATGGTTCCCTGAATCTGCAATTTGGGCTTGGCCATTAATAACAGGTATTTTCCCATATATCTTAGGATTGATCATCGGCTCTACCTTTATTGCCGTGGTAAATGTCTTATATAGAAATAAGCTGATAAAAGATGGCAAACTTGTAGTTAATGAATAA
- a CDS encoding transcriptional regulator, which yields MEYKKLLNRYIPLVDFIADIIGPHCEVLLHDIVDVENSVIAIRNGYISGRYLGCPLTDLGFKLLENKSHLHHNALINYRSRTDSGEKLISSTYYIKDEKGELIGMICVNILNSPDHLINKIPREFPVNALLSNAVHADDTEEVTESLSTSLVNVVDDAVKKVISKYNISAERLSGEEKSAIVQELRENGIFKIKGAITKVATTLKTSESTIYRYLAMK from the coding sequence ATGGAGTACAAAAAACTGCTAAATCGATATATCCCTCTCGTAGACTTTATTGCAGACATTATCGGCCCACATTGTGAAGTCCTTTTGCACGATATCGTAGATGTAGAAAACTCGGTTATTGCAATTCGGAATGGATATATAAGTGGGAGGTATTTAGGATGTCCTTTAACAGATTTAGGATTTAAATTATTAGAAAATAAATCTCATTTACATCATAATGCCCTTATTAATTACCGAAGCCGTACTGATAGTGGTGAAAAATTAATATCATCGACTTATTATATCAAAGATGAAAAGGGAGAATTGATCGGAATGATTTGTGTCAATATTTTAAATTCACCAGATCATCTTATCAATAAGATTCCTAGGGAATTTCCTGTCAATGCATTGCTTAGTAATGCAGTTCATGCTGATGATACGGAAGAAGTAACAGAGTCTCTAAGTACTTCCTTGGTTAATGTAGTCGATGATGCAGTAAAAAAAGTAATTAGCAAATATAATATTTCTGCTGAAAGATTGTCAGGAGAAGAAAAAAGTGCAATAGTTCAAGAATTACGTGAAAATGGAATTTTTAAGATAAAAGGTGCTATTACTAAGGTAGCTACTACTTTGAAAACATCAGAAAGTACTATTTATCGATATTTAGCAATGAAATAA
- a CDS encoding BglG family transcription antiterminator: MISKKHSMIIKYLTDKEEYVTAEELSQQLEISVRTVKRYIQDLNYFFYDYGAEIFSTRGIGYKIKGPAKEIRRISEKAIKYIEGFQIDDSTEGRITKIICTFLNKGHANAEELSDTLNLSIASTNKLIANVQSILKEYDLSIISKPFHGSKIVGDETKIRGLILNYAIKSDENNSLEVRLDTVSKQEIKEIEKIVTEALHAGNIILADKDFSILLTRILISVARVRKNCFIEKNTFQESYRLHNYDYIKFIMNEIGKKFDLTMDENEVIYVSLSSGIIIYDYNTRMKLTVDSKDVVNKFVEEVLAEIRLVTDLDLTEDSDFVNALVMHLKIFINRFKAGISAKNPLLKQIKSKFPIETNLATIMAKKLKEEFNVILDEDEIGFITMHFGAAFERRRSSSGKKVCIICHYGIGTSQLLAEKLKQRISNINIVGTYPVRYIDIALKADIDFIVSTVKLDKKDFKVPVLYIENVFSDEIVNELHQVFQEKEERKKIFQATFNKNAFFRVKAETPEEAIKNIGQAMKEYGFIDESVTEMVLEREKMSSTEIGNLVAIPHTILEGSYKSVIGVGVLEKPIIWNKEEVQLVFMVCFNKKESYNFPMFKYLYRFIQDEGEVRRVIKIFNFDKLMEVLDVK, encoded by the coding sequence ATGATAAGTAAGAAACATTCCATGATTATTAAGTACCTTACTGATAAAGAAGAATATGTAACTGCGGAAGAATTAAGTCAGCAACTCGAGATATCTGTGAGAACAGTCAAGAGATACATCCAAGATTTAAATTACTTTTTTTATGATTATGGTGCTGAAATTTTCTCTACAAGAGGGATAGGATATAAGATAAAGGGACCAGCTAAGGAGATTCGGAGGATTAGCGAAAAGGCTATAAAGTACATAGAAGGTTTTCAAATAGACGATTCCACGGAAGGTAGAATTACAAAAATTATATGTACCTTTCTTAACAAGGGGCATGCAAATGCGGAAGAGTTAAGTGATACATTAAATTTGAGTATCGCTAGTACAAATAAGCTGATTGCTAATGTACAAAGTATCTTGAAAGAGTATGACTTAAGTATTATATCGAAGCCCTTTCATGGCAGCAAAATAGTGGGTGACGAAACGAAAATAAGAGGGCTGATTCTCAATTACGCCATAAAAAGCGATGAAAATAATTCGTTGGAAGTGAGATTAGATACTGTTTCAAAGCAAGAAATTAAAGAAATTGAAAAAATCGTTACGGAAGCTTTGCATGCGGGCAATATTATTCTGGCCGATAAAGACTTTAGTATATTATTAACAAGAATACTTATTTCCGTAGCAAGGGTACGAAAAAACTGTTTTATTGAGAAGAATACTTTTCAAGAGAGCTATCGGCTTCATAATTATGATTATATTAAATTCATTATGAATGAAATAGGGAAAAAGTTTGATTTAACTATGGATGAGAATGAGGTGATTTATGTCTCATTAAGCAGTGGCATAATAATATATGACTATAATACAAGAATGAAACTTACAGTAGATTCAAAAGACGTGGTAAACAAGTTTGTCGAGGAAGTCCTTGCAGAGATTAGGTTAGTTACAGATCTTGATTTGACGGAAGATTCTGATTTTGTAAATGCATTAGTTATGCATTTAAAGATTTTTATAAATCGATTCAAAGCTGGAATTAGTGCTAAAAATCCTTTACTTAAGCAAATAAAATCAAAATTTCCTATAGAAACGAATCTAGCTACCATTATGGCAAAAAAACTTAAAGAAGAATTTAATGTCATATTAGATGAGGACGAGATCGGATTTATAACCATGCATTTTGGTGCAGCCTTTGAAAGAAGGAGGAGTTCAAGTGGCAAGAAGGTGTGTATCATTTGTCACTATGGTATTGGGACTTCACAGCTGCTAGCAGAAAAACTAAAGCAAAGAATTAGCAATATTAACATCGTTGGGACCTATCCTGTAAGATACATAGATATTGCCTTAAAGGCAGATATTGATTTCATCGTTTCCACTGTGAAATTAGATAAAAAAGATTTTAAAGTGCCGGTTCTGTATATAGAAAACGTATTTTCGGACGAAATCGTAAATGAGTTACACCAAGTTTTTCAAGAAAAGGAAGAAAGAAAAAAAATATTCCAAGCAACTTTTAACAAAAATGCTTTTTTTAGGGTCAAAGCTGAGACACCAGAAGAGGCGATAAAAAACATTGGTCAAGCAATGAAAGAGTACGGATTTATTGATGAGAGTGTAACCGAAATGGTACTAGAGCGAGAGAAGATGTCATCTACTGAGATTGGTAATTTGGTAGCAATTCCTCACACGATTTTGGAAGGATCCTACAAATCTGTTATTGGTGTAGGGGTGTTGGAAAAGCCAATCATATGGAACAAAGAAGAAGTACAATTGGTTTTTATGGTTTGTTTTAACAAAAAGGAGAGTTATAACTTTCCAATGTTTAAATACCTGTATCGGTTTATTCAGGACGAGGGTGAAGTAAGAAGGGTTATAAAAATCTTTAACTTTGATAAGTTGATGGAAGTATTAGATGTTAAGTAG
- a CDS encoding PTS fructose transporter subunit IIB: MTKKLIALCACPMGLAHTFMAAEAIRKAAVEMGYDVKVETQGADGIKNELSTLDIREAEIIIHAVAVTPLGMERFEGCEVYEVGLQEVIKKPMDIIKEIEEDLAQ; encoded by the coding sequence ATGACAAAAAAATTAATTGCTTTATGTGCATGCCCAATGGGGTTAGCACACACTTTTATGGCGGCGGAGGCAATACGAAAAGCGGCTGTAGAAATGGGGTATGATGTAAAGGTTGAAACACAGGGGGCTGATGGAATAAAAAATGAATTATCGACTCTTGATATTCGTGAGGCTGAAATCATTATTCACGCTGTTGCGGTAACACCCCTTGGCATGGAAAGATTCGAAGGTTGTGAAGTGTATGAAGTCGGTCTGCAAGAGGTTATAAAAAAACCAATGGATATAATCAAGGAGATTGAAGAAGACTTAGCGCAATAA
- a CDS encoding M24 family metallopeptidase codes for MNYSKRIEDVRKLIITKGLDGVLISSHHNKYYLGELFSSSGYIVITKSNQYILVDFRYFEEVKSKSKLFEVILLSSKNTIEKRLHSIIIEEGLHELGFEGKEISYDFYQSLQESINCNLYSLDLSQIRSVKESKEIEYIKKACNIADATFQYILSYIEAGMSEKTVENELVRFMKEQGGEKESFDSIVASGVRGALPHGKASNKIIKKGELITLDFGVKYNYYCSDITRTISLGRCSAELSNVYEIVKAAGEEAMRKAKPNITMGELDYSARDFIRKSGYGNFFGHNLGHGLGIQVHEYPSVAPDSDELLREGMVITIEPGIYIPNVGGVRVEEDILITRDGCSSLTNSSRELIVI; via the coding sequence ATGAATTATAGTAAGAGGATTGAGGATGTTAGGAAACTGATTATAACAAAAGGACTGGATGGCGTTTTAATAAGCAGTCATCACAATAAGTATTATCTTGGGGAGCTCTTTAGTAGTTCTGGATATATAGTAATAACGAAGAGCAATCAGTATATACTGGTAGATTTCAGATATTTTGAAGAAGTCAAAAGCAAAAGTAAGTTATTTGAAGTGATATTACTGTCCAGTAAAAATACCATAGAAAAAAGGTTGCATTCAATAATAATAGAAGAGGGATTACATGAGCTTGGCTTTGAAGGAAAAGAGATTTCCTATGATTTTTATCAATCTCTTCAGGAGAGCATAAACTGTAATTTATATTCTCTAGATTTATCCCAAATTAGAAGCGTCAAGGAAAGTAAAGAAATCGAATATATTAAAAAAGCTTGTAACATTGCGGATGCTACCTTCCAATATATCCTTTCCTATATCGAGGCAGGTATGAGCGAAAAAACAGTGGAGAATGAATTAGTAAGGTTTATGAAAGAACAAGGGGGAGAAAAAGAATCTTTTGATAGCATTGTGGCCTCAGGGGTCAGAGGTGCACTACCCCATGGGAAGGCTAGTAATAAAATTATCAAAAAAGGGGAACTCATCACTCTGGATTTTGGCGTGAAATACAATTACTACTGTTCTGATATCACAAGAACTATTTCTTTGGGGAGGTGTTCAGCGGAACTTTCAAACGTATATGAGATAGTAAAAGCTGCAGGTGAAGAGGCCATGAGAAAAGCGAAGCCCAATATTACCATGGGAGAATTGGATTATTCTGCCCGTGATTTCATAAGAAAAAGTGGCTATGGAAATTTTTTTGGACATAATTTAGGACATGGTCTTGGAATTCAAGTACATGAGTATCCGTCAGTTGCGCCTGACAGTGATGAACTTTTAAGAGAAGGTATGGTAATTACAATAGAGCCAGGAATATATATCCCGAATGTAGGCGGAGTAAGGGTTGAAGAAGATATTTTGATTACAAGAGATGGTTGTAGCTCACTAACCAATAGTTCTAGGGAATTAATTGTGATTTAG
- a CDS encoding MalY/PatB family protein: MYHFDEIADRVSEKSRKWDRKIIEKKFGSVPENFIPMWIADMDFKMPPELEKAFHEAISRGVLGYTYCYEEFYDAVIKWQYDMHHVTVKKDWITLSYGTVSTIHYVIQAFCERGDCVMMNTPVYDPFDSAARKQGVKSIYNSLKLVEGRYYIDFEHLKSQLEQYKPKLYLFCSPHNPSGRIWCLEELTEVARLCKEHNTILITDEVHGEHIMYGEFHSALNLTDGCENLILVTSPNKGFNLGGLKTSYSIISNEHIRNRFRKKLEQNSITSPNVFGIIGVIIAYEQCRPWLAGVNAYIKENYELFESYIEKKIPKLKVMKMESSYLAWVNIQETGFTSEEITTMLALQAGVLVENGTHFVKDGEGYIRVNLGTQKDKVLEALRRMEKILR, encoded by the coding sequence ATGTATCATTTTGATGAGATTGCAGATCGAGTAAGTGAAAAATCTAGAAAATGGGATAGAAAAATAATCGAAAAAAAATTTGGGTCAGTGCCAGAAAACTTTATACCCATGTGGATTGCAGATATGGACTTTAAAATGCCGCCAGAACTAGAAAAGGCTTTTCATGAAGCGATTTCAAGAGGGGTTTTAGGTTATACCTATTGCTACGAAGAATTTTATGATGCGGTGATAAAATGGCAATATGATATGCACCATGTGACAGTTAAGAAGGACTGGATAACATTGTCCTATGGGACAGTATCTACCATCCACTATGTGATACAAGCTTTTTGTGAACGTGGAGACTGTGTTATGATGAACACCCCAGTATATGATCCCTTTGATAGTGCAGCAAGAAAGCAAGGGGTAAAGAGCATTTACAATAGTCTAAAGCTAGTAGAGGGAAGGTATTATATAGATTTTGAACATTTAAAATCACAGTTAGAGCAATACAAACCGAAATTATATTTATTTTGCTCTCCCCACAATCCATCGGGGCGAATTTGGTGTTTAGAAGAATTGACAGAAGTAGCAAGGCTATGCAAAGAGCATAATACAATACTAATTACGGATGAAGTACACGGCGAGCATATAATGTATGGGGAATTTCATTCTGCGCTAAATCTAACTGATGGGTGTGAAAATTTAATACTAGTAACCTCTCCGAATAAGGGGTTTAATTTGGGCGGGTTAAAGACTTCATACTCCATAATATCCAATGAGCATATAAGGAACCGTTTTAGAAAAAAACTAGAGCAGAATTCTATCACTTCCCCAAATGTTTTTGGTATTATTGGAGTCATTATTGCTTACGAGCAATGTAGACCTTGGCTTGCCGGGGTAAATGCATATATAAAAGAAAATTATGAGCTTTTTGAATCCTATATAGAAAAGAAAATTCCAAAATTAAAAGTGATGAAAATGGAATCATCCTACTTGGCATGGGTAAATATACAAGAAACGGGATTCACTTCAGAAGAGATTACAACTATGCTGGCTTTACAGGCCGGTGTATTAGTTGAAAATGGAACTCACTTTGTTAAAGATGGAGAAGGATACATAAGAGTGAACTTAGGAACACAAAAGGATAAGGTACTTGAAGCATTAAGAAGGATGGAAAAGATCTTGCGTTAG